The following coding sequences are from one Rutidosis leptorrhynchoides isolate AG116_Rl617_1_P2 chromosome 11, CSIRO_AGI_Rlap_v1, whole genome shotgun sequence window:
- the LOC139877754 gene encoding protein NETWORKED 3A-like, which yields MEIEGKRSKLSAQWWWFDSQTNSIPSPRKSPWLNSTLAELDDKTEAMLKLIEEDADSFAKRAEMYYKKRPELINIVEDLYRAHRSLAEKYDQVKFDSGPRHITPWTSCPLPLSKFRTSPLKIESEKSYDSYSESFDFDQDYDSGESDSVVIDDLELQQQEDVHFDQENDEETMKLREEIEKLREENKIQKEQLIEKDEEKREAIRQLSISVDLLKQENVELKTRIVNASFDKQNSNNNNNNSNSNKNKNNPFELTKLKGAFWGLLFNTEATVPL from the exons atggagatAGAAGGTAAGAGGAGTAAGTTATCAGCACAATGGTGGTGGTTTGATAGTCAGACTAATAGTATTCCAAGCCCTAGAAAGTCTCCATGGCTAAACTCCACTCTTGCAG AGCTGGATGATAAGACAGAGGCAATGCTTAAACTAATCGAGGAAGATGCAGATTCATTCGCAAAGCGTGCAGAGATGTATTACAAGAAACGACCCGAACTAATCAACATCGTTGAAGATCTTTATCGAGCCCATCGTTCACTAGCCGAAAAATACGATCAAGTCAAATTCGATAGTGGACCCCGTCACATAACTCCATGGACATCATGTCCCTTACCCTTATCCAAATTCCGAACGTCCCCACTAAAAATAGAATCAGAAAAATCTTACGACAGTTACTCGGAGTCGTTTGACTTTGACCAAGATTATGACTCTGGCGAATCCGATTCTGTCGTTATTGACGATCTTGAACTACAACAACAAGAAGATGTTCATTTTGATCAAGAAAACGATGAAGAAACAATGAAGTTGAGGGAAGAAATTGAAAAATTGAGAGAAGAAAACAAGATTCAAAAGGAGCAGTTgattgaaaaagatgaagaaaaACGAGAGGCAATACGACAACTTAGTATTTCGGTCGATTTGCTTAAGCAAGAAAATGTTGAACTTAAAACAAGAATTGTTAATGCTTCTTTTGATAAGcaaaacagcaacaacaacaacaacaacagcaacagcaacaagaACAAAAACAACCCATTTGAGCTCACCAAATTGAAAGGGGCATTTTGGGGACTGCTATTTAATACTGAAGCTACTGTTCCATTATAG